In the genome of Cyclopterus lumpus isolate fCycLum1 chromosome 19, fCycLum1.pri, whole genome shotgun sequence, one region contains:
- the dlx4b gene encoding homeobox protein Dlx4b, which translates to MMSMGFMPGSLNASDPSKSAFLEFAHGHPAHQQLSPGLSHIYPVHGAHAAGHSQHESPFPGSASYGRSLGYAYPTAANSHPQSAYMSYQHSNHSNSSSLAHSRLEHTDREKSTAIESRDIRLNGKGKKIRKPRTIYSSLQLQALHQRFQQTQYLALPERADLAAKLGLTQTQVKIWFQNKRSKYKKIIKRGSGSEGEHLHSTSSISPCSPGMPQRWEVSMANKGAQMHPNNYMNSFGHWYPNHHHHPHQDAMPRPQMM; encoded by the exons ATGATGTCTATGGGGTTCATGCCTGGCAGTCTGAACGCCTCAGATCCCTCCAAATCGGCCTTTCTAGAATTTGCCCACGGACATCCGGCGCACCAGCAGCTCTCCCCCGGACTCTCTCACATTTACCCGGTTCATGGCGCACATGCGGCTGGGCATTCCCAGCACGAAAGTCCTTTTCCTGGCAGCGCGTCCTATGGCCGCTCTCTGGGCTACGCCTACCCCACCGCGGCGAACAGTCATCCCCAGTCCGCGTACATGTCCTACCAGCACAGCAatcacagcaacagcagcagtctGGCCCACAGCAGATTAGAGCACACAG ATCGCGAGAAGTCCACGGCCATTGAGAGCCGGGACATTCGTCTAAATGGCAAGGGGAAAAAAATCCGAAAGCCTCGGACCATCTACTCCAGTCTGCAGCTGCAGGCTCTGCACCAGCGCTTCCAGCAGACCCAGTACCTGGCCCTCCCGGAGCGCGCCGACCTGGCGGCCAAACTGGGACTCACCCAGACTCAG gtGAAAATATGGTTTCAGAATAAGCGATCCAAGTATAAAAAGATCATAAAGCGAGGCAGCGGATCCGAGGGCGAACATCTCCACAGCACGAGCTCCATCTCGCCCTGCTCACCCGGGATGCCCCAGCGTTGGGAGGTCTCCATGGCGAACAAAGGAGCCCAAATGCACCCAAACAATTACATGAACAGTTTTGGCCACTGGTATccaaaccaccaccaccacccccaccaggACGCTATGCCCAGGCCTCAGATGATGTGA